The window TTTTCCCGGCTCCGTTTTCCCCGAGCAGGGCGTGGATCTCTCCTGGGCGCAGCTCAAAATCGACTCCATCGTTGGCCAGTACCCCCGGGAAGGCTTTGCGGATCCCCTGCATCTGCACCAGTGGCGTATCGGCGGGGATCCCAGTGCGGTCGGCGGCGCTCAGGTGGGAAAGCTGCATGGGTGAAGGGGTCAATGAACAACCATTCAAAAACTAGGAAAACCGGGAAACCCTACGTCAGGGAAGCACTCCAAACCGTAAGCCCAATGCCTTCAGCCAGCGCCGATACACAATGGCGGATTGATCCGAGGCCAGGTGTAGCTCCTGTTGCGGATCCAAGGGCAGTTGCACAGGCCGTTGCGACTCCAAAATCGGGATATCCTGCAACACAATCGCCTCCTGCCAGTCCAGCAATTCCTGCGCTGGGGTGTCGTGGGCGTAGTTCATGGCCATCAACATCCACAGGGTGCTTTCCTGCTCCGAGTGGGGAGTGACCGTCAGCAAAATGGCCACACACTGCTCGGCAGAATCTTTGCGCAAATAGGCGGTTAGGGGGCGCAGAGCACGATAGGTATAAGACACCCTCTCCCCCACCCCCGTACCATAGGGATCCGGCTGATACACCTGCACGTTTTCCGCCAGCACCCCCTCTGGGGTGATTTGCACCGGATAGTCCGGGATCCCGGCATGGGCCGGATCCCCCAAAATCCCCTCGTGCACAAAGGGAAAATGGCTGACATCCAGGAAGTTTTCAATGGCGCGGGTTCCACAGGCACGAACACGATACCCCCGGGACGACAAAGGGCGAAAGCTGGGATCCCCCCACTCTGGGAAGGGGGGAATTTGTTGTTGCGGCTCGGTCAAACAGACCCAGATCAACCCATAGCGCTCCTGTACTGCATAGGTGGGGATGCAGGCGCGTCGGGGGGGCGTTTGCTCCGGGTGGGCGGGAATATGAATACACCGCCCCTGCGCATCGAACACCCAGCCGTGGTAAGGGCAGATCAGGGTGGATTCTTTGACGGTGCCCAAGGAGAGGGCCGTGCCGCGGTGGACGCAGCGATCCGCCCAACAGCACCACTCCCCTTCCGCGTTCCAGAGCAGCAGATCTTCTTCTAGCAGCCGTATTGGCACCGGCTGAGGGGTGGTTTCCAGATCCTGCCGCCGTGCTACCGCATGCCAATCCCCTCGGATCAGCGGATCCTGCATCGGATCCACCGTTGCGGTTGGCGCTTGGGAGATGGAATCCGAAGATCGTTCGCTCATGACCCGCACCTTTGAGTTGCTTGGGGATCCCCGGCGAGGGGGAATGGAGTTAATTGGGCTGGAAGGGCACTTCCAATTCGCCACTTTGGATCTTGGCCAGGGTTGCTTCGTAGAGGGCGAGGGTTTCCGGGCTGATGCGGTCTTCAAAGGCCGGGTTAAACTCTAGCCGCACGGCATCGTCTGCGACCCCCAGCGAGTAGTACTGCTCGGCGTAGGTACCGGCTTGGGTGTCTTTCAACATCTGTTCAAAGGTGGGCTCCAGGTTCCAGACGATATTGGTCACCACCACCTCCGGGCCCAGCTCCGTCATGTTGCCCACATAGCCGGTGCTAAAGCCTTCTATCTCCTTGGCTGCCTCGATGGATCCCCAGGTGGGGCCTTGACCGCAGCCAATCCAAAAATCCACGCCGGTTTCCGCTTGGGCTAAAGCGGCTTCCTTGGCCCGCCCGACATCGTACCAATCCCCCACCGCCACATCCGTGAGCGTTGCCTCTGGGTTGACCAACTGCGCCCCCGCCAAGAGGGCATTGCCCATCGCTTTACACACCGGAATCTCAAACCCGTAGAGGGCTCCCAGCTTACCGGTTTGGCTCAGTTCTCCTGCCAGGATCCCCACCAGATAGGCCCCCTCATGAAAGGGCTGGTCATAGTCGGAGACATTCTCGCTGACCCGACCAATCGCCCCACCCCAAGAGAAGTTCACCTCTGGAAAGTCTTCTGCCACCGCAAACACAGCATCCTGATGGTTAAAGGAATGGCCGATGATCAGGTCAAAATCCTGCTCAGCGTACTGGCGCAACACCCGCTCCACATCGGGATCCGGGATCTGCTCCACAATCGCCACCTCTACCCCTTTGGCCTGCAGCGCTTTACCTGCATCGGCAGCCACCTGGTTCCAGGAGCCGTCGTTGGCAGTTCCTCCCAGGATGATTGCCAGCTTCATGCCGCTGATATCGCTACTCGATTGCGCCTGGGCTGTCCGTCCCAACGCAAAAAGGCTGAGCAGAGCCGCCGCCAGCGCTAACCGTGAAATCCATTCCTGAATACAACCCGACCGAAAGCAAGCCAGCCTAGACATGCAGAGGGATCCCTGAAGAAATCGGTACACTCATTGAGTACCACCCGCCCTCAGCAGCAAACGTATTCTCGACTACA of the Thermostichus vulcanus str. 'Rupite' genome contains:
- a CDS encoding BMP family protein — translated: MSRLACFRSGCIQEWISRLALAAALLSLFALGRTAQAQSSSDISGMKLAIILGGTANDGSWNQVAADAGKALQAKGVEVAIVEQIPDPDVERVLRQYAEQDFDLIIGHSFNHQDAVFAVAEDFPEVNFSWGGAIGRVSENVSDYDQPFHEGAYLVGILAGELSQTGKLGALYGFEIPVCKAMGNALLAGAQLVNPEATLTDVAVGDWYDVGRAKEAALAQAETGVDFWIGCGQGPTWGSIEAAKEIEGFSTGYVGNMTELGPEVVVTNIVWNLEPTFEQMLKDTQAGTYAEQYYSLGVADDAVRLEFNPAFEDRISPETLALYEATLAKIQSGELEVPFQPN
- a CDS encoding aromatic ring-hydroxylating oxygenase subunit alpha yields the protein MSERSSDSISQAPTATVDPMQDPLIRGDWHAVARRQDLETTPQPVPIRLLEEDLLLWNAEGEWCCWADRCVHRGTALSLGTVKESTLICPYHGWVFDAQGRCIHIPAHPEQTPPRRACIPTYAVQERYGLIWVCLTEPQQQIPPFPEWGDPSFRPLSSRGYRVRACGTRAIENFLDVSHFPFVHEGILGDPAHAGIPDYPVQITPEGVLAENVQVYQPDPYGTGVGERVSYTYRALRPLTAYLRKDSAEQCVAILLTVTPHSEQESTLWMLMAMNYAHDTPAQELLDWQEAIVLQDIPILESQRPVQLPLDPQQELHLASDQSAIVYRRWLKALGLRFGVLP